A genomic region of Alkalibacter saccharofermentans DSM 14828 contains the following coding sequences:
- a CDS encoding deoxyguanosinetriphosphate triphosphohydrolase → MIIRENWERVENNILSPYAVLSRKSKGRKIYEEPCDIRTDFQRDRDRIVHSKAFRRLKHKTQVFISPEGDHYRTRLTHTLEVAQIARTLARALKLNEDLTEAIALGHDLGHTPFGHTGEKVLDQICSFGFKHRQQSLRVVDELESGKGLNLTWEVRDGILNHSGSKSPETLEGQIVHFSDRIAYINHDIEDAQRAGIMTESQLPAECVRVLGKGKRQRIDRMIHDIIQNSWGKDYVIMSEEVKNATHQLRNFLFDTVYIGSKAKTEEDKTGNIILSLFNYFTNHPEDMSNECRENLKNEKIERVVTDYIAGMTDRYAVNRYSALFIPSPWRVY, encoded by the coding sequence ATGATTATACGAGAGAATTGGGAAAGAGTAGAAAATAATATACTTTCACCTTACGCAGTCTTGAGCAGAAAATCAAAGGGAAGAAAGATTTACGAAGAACCTTGCGACATAAGGACTGATTTTCAAAGAGACAGGGATAGGATTGTACATTCAAAAGCATTCAGGAGGCTTAAGCATAAAACACAGGTGTTCATATCCCCTGAGGGAGATCATTACAGAACGAGATTGACCCATACCCTTGAGGTAGCGCAGATAGCCAGAACTTTGGCTAGGGCTCTTAAGCTTAATGAAGATTTAACAGAGGCAATCGCGCTAGGTCACGACTTGGGGCACACTCCTTTCGGGCATACCGGCGAAAAGGTTTTGGATCAGATATGTTCATTCGGATTCAAGCACAGACAGCAGAGCCTGAGAGTTGTAGATGAGCTGGAAAGCGGCAAGGGGCTTAATTTGACATGGGAAGTTAGAGATGGTATACTAAATCATTCGGGAAGTAAATCGCCTGAAACTTTGGAAGGGCAAATCGTACATTTTTCAGATCGTATTGCATATATAAACCACGATATAGAAGATGCTCAAAGAGCCGGAATAATGACAGAAAGTCAATTGCCTGCAGAATGCGTTAGAGTATTGGGCAAAGGCAAACGACAACGAATTGATAGGATGATTCACGATATTATTCAAAATAGCTGGGGGAAAGATTACGTAATTATGAGCGAAGAGGTTAAAAATGCTACGCATCAATTGCGTAATTTCCTTTTTGATACAGTCTATATAGGCTCAAAAGCCAAGACTGAAGAAGATAAAACAGGGAATATAATACTTTCTTTGTTTAATTACTTCACTAATCACCCAGAGGACATGTCAAATGAATGCAGAGAAAATCTTAAAAATGAAAAAATTGAAAGAGTAGTAACTGACTACATAGCGGGGATGACTGACAGGTATGCGGTAAACCGCTACAGTGCTTTGTTTATACCTTCACCATGGAGGGTATATTAA
- a CDS encoding AzlD domain-containing protein, whose amino-acid sequence MLKSELITVAGMALVTYIPRMLPMVFMKELDLPEKLDKFLSLIPYTMLGALIFPGVFGSTDSIYASIGAVFACGLAAYRKLNPTYVVLIGIGTVFIIRGIQGI is encoded by the coding sequence ATGTTGAAAAGTGAATTGATTACAGTTGCTGGAATGGCCCTGGTTACCTACATACCGAGGATGTTGCCCATGGTATTTATGAAGGAACTTGACCTGCCTGAAAAATTGGACAAGTTTCTTTCCCTTATACCATATACCATGCTGGGCGCTTTGATATTTCCGGGAGTATTCGGTTCTACAGACAGCATATATGCTTCTATAGGGGCCGTGTTTGCATGTGGATTGGCAGCGTACAGAAAGTTGAACCCTACATATGTGGTATTGATAGGAATTGGGACGGTTTTTATCATTAGAGGGATACAGGGAATTTAA